A window of Festucalex cinctus isolate MCC-2025b chromosome 6, RoL_Fcin_1.0, whole genome shotgun sequence contains these coding sequences:
- the znf330 gene encoding zinc finger protein 330 yields MPKKKTGARKKAENRKEREKQSRANRDLVDLAKHPCNVNMDCDKCQRKQKNRAFCYFCNAVQKLPTCAQCGKTKCMKASDCVVKHPGIYSTGMGMVGAVCDFCEAWVCHSRKCLSTHACMCPLTEADCIECERGVWDHGGRIFRCSFCQNFLCEDDQFEHQASCQVLQAETYKCVSCNRLGQHSCLRCKSCYCDDHAKSKVFKQEKGKAPPCPKCGHETQETKDLSVSTRTLKFGRQAGADDDDDDDYGASGYDNYWKNVASGGGGRNYDDDDDDDDYEDDDDDEDDEEEEDEGEEEMAALKLDGAAKV; encoded by the exons ATGCCCAAAAAGAAGACTGGTGCCCGGAAAAAGGCGGAGAACCGAAAGGAACGAGAGAAACAGAGCCGAGCCAACCGCGACCTGGTGGACTTGGCAAAACACCCTTGCAATGTCAACATG GATTGTGACAAATGTCAGAG GAAACAGAAGAACAGAGCGTTCTGTTACTTTTGCAATGCCGTGCAGAAACTTCCCACATGTGCACAATGCG gcaaaaCCAAGTGCATGAAGGCTTCAGACTGCGTCGTCAAACACCCTGGGATCTACAGCACCGGCATGGGAATGGTG GGAGCAGTATGCGACTTCTGTGAAGCTTGGGTGTGCCACAGTAGGAAATGCCTGAGCACTCACGCCTGCATGTGTCCTCTGACTGAAGCTGACTGCATTGAGTGCGAACGCGGAGTGTGGGACCACG GCGGGCGTATTTTCCGCTGCTCCTTCTGTCAAAACTTCCTGTGTGAGGATGATCAATTTGAGCACCAGGCCAGCTGCCAAGTCCTTCAAGCCGAAACATACAAAT GCGTTTCCTGTAACCGACTGGGCCAGCACTCGTGCCTGCGCTGTAAG TCATGCTATTGCGACGACCACGCCAAGAGCAAAGTGTTCAAGCAGGAGAAAGGGAAGGCGCCGCCGTGCCCCAAGTGTGGCCACGAGACGCAAGAGACCAAAGACCTCAGCGTGTCCA CTCGCACGTTGAAATTCGGACGGCAGGCTGGCgctgatgacgatgacgacgatgattaCGGAGCGTCTGGCTACGACAACTACTGGAAAAACGTCGCGTCCGGAGGCGGAGGACGCAActacgatgacgacgacgacgatgatgactatgaggatgatgatgatgatgaagatgatgaagaggaggaagacgagggCGAAGAAGAAATGGCCGCTCTTAAATTAGACGGAGCTGCCAAAGTCTGA
- the rnf150a gene encoding RING finger protein 150a isoform X2, whose product MCSRVLASGSAPVEWSPPGPVLVCLLLIAVFPGCTMAPSITRLCRSVALSTWLVSSLCSVHLLCLDFTVAEKEEWYTAFVNITYLDPLTARPRSDKSECGRYGEHSPKREARGLVFAPSLPQDRQMCEPAARFPPASRSAAAWVALVAAGNCTYREKIRNAAGHNASAVVVYNVGSSGTNDTITMPHSGTGDIVAIMIPEHKGREIMALLEQQVAVTLHITVGTRNLQKYVSRTSVVFVSISFIILMIISLAWLVFYYIQRFRYANARDRNQRRLGDAAKKAISKLPVRTIKKGDKETERDFDSCAVCIEAYKPNDVVRVLPCRHVFHKHCVDPWLHVHQTCPMCKMNILKALGISLNADCSDESPPDYEMSPEGPSANPVISGASEITVNESSVELELVDRAPDPARLGHNRQVAPQAEENYIISSSEHQLALSSDSDSSLNTVSGLQVDNVRFGPGAGQIKDSTSEASLM is encoded by the exons ATGTGTAGTAGAGTTCTCGCAAGTGGATCAGCACCAGTCGAGTGGTCGCCACCCGGACCCGTGCTCGTTTGTTTGTTattaattgctgtatttccggGTTGCACCATGGCGCCGTCTATCACTCGCCTGTGCCGCAGTGTGGCTCTCTCGACGTGGCTCGTCTCCTCCCTGTGCTCGGTGCACCTGTTGTGCTTGGACTTCACCGTGGCCGAGAAGGAGGAGTGGTACACGGCCTTCGTCAACATCACCTACCTGGACCCGCTCACCGCCAGGCCGCGCAGCGACAAGAGCGAGTGCGGCCGCTATGGCGAGCACTCGCCCAAGAGGGAAGCCCGGGGACTGGTGTTTGCTCCGTCGCTGCCGCAGGACCGACAAATGTGCGAGCCGGCGGCCCGCTTCCCGCCGGCGTCGCGCTCCGCCGCCGCCTGGGTGGCGCTGGTGGCCGCGGGGAACTGCACTTACCGCGAGAAGATCCGGAACGCGGCCGGCCACAACGCCTCGGCAGTGGTCGTGTACAATGTGGGCTCCAGTGGTACCAATGACACCATCACCATGCCCCACTCTG GTACAGGCGACATAGTGGCCATCATGATCCCGGAGCACAAAGGTCGGGAGATCATGGCGCTGCTGGAGCAGCAGGTGGCCGTCACCTTGCACATCACTGTGGGCACGCGCAACCTGCAGAAGTATGTGAGCAGAACGTCGGTAGTCTTTGTCTCCATCTCCTTCATCATTCTCATGATAATCTCCCTCGCCTGGCTTGTCTTCTACTATATCCAGAGATTCCGCTATGCTAATGCACGAGACCGCAACCAG AGACGCTTGGGGGACGCTGCCAAAAAAGCTATCAGCAAGCTTCCAGTACGGACCATTAAGAAAGGTGACAAG gAGACCGAGCGCGACTTTGACAGCTGTGCCGTGTGCATCGAGGCCTACAAGCCAAACGATGTCGTCAGGGTGTTACCTTGCAg gcATGTGTTCCATAAGCACTGCGTGGACCCCTGGCTGCATGTTCACCAGACGTGTCCCATGTGCAAAATGAATATACTCAAGGCCTTGGGGATCTCG CTGAATGCGGACTGCTCCGACGAGTCGCCGCCGGACTACGAGATGTCGCCGGAGGGCCCGTCCGCCAACCCGGTCATCAGCGGGGCCAGCGAAATCACCGTCAACGAGAGCTCCGTGGAGCTGGAGCTGGTCGACAGGGCGCCCGATCCGGCCCGGCTCGGTCACAACAGGCAGGTGGCGCCGCAGGCGGAGGAGAACTACATCATTTCCAGCA GTGAGCACCAGCTGGCGCTCAGCAGCGATTCCGACTCTTCCCTCAACACGGTTAGCGGGCTGCAAGTGGACAACGTCCGATTCGGACCCGGCGCGGGACAGATTAAAG attcaaccAGTGAAGCCAGTTTGATGTAG
- the rnf150a gene encoding RING finger protein 150a isoform X1, which produces MCSRVLASGSAPVEWSPPGPVLVCLLLIAVFPGCTMAPSITRLCRSVALSTWLVSSLCSVHLLCLDFTVAEKEEWYTAFVNITYLDPLTARPRSDKSECGRYGEHSPKREARGLVFAPSLPQDRQMCEPAARFPPASRSAAAWVALVAAGNCTYREKIRNAAGHNASAVVVYNVGSSGTNDTITMPHSGTGDIVAIMIPEHKGREIMALLEQQVAVTLHITVGTRNLQKYVSRTSVVFVSISFIILMIISLAWLVFYYIQRFRYANARDRNQRRLGDAAKKAISKLPVRTIKKGDKETERDFDSCAVCIEAYKPNDVVRVLPCRHVFHKHCVDPWLHVHQTCPMCKMNILKALGISLNADCSDESPPDYEMSPEGPSANPVISGASEITVNESSVELELVDRAPDPARLGHNRQVAPQAEENYIISSSEHQLALSSDSDSSLNTVSGLQVDNVRFGPGAGQIKGGSIVEKEDKQDRSGST; this is translated from the exons ATGTGTAGTAGAGTTCTCGCAAGTGGATCAGCACCAGTCGAGTGGTCGCCACCCGGACCCGTGCTCGTTTGTTTGTTattaattgctgtatttccggGTTGCACCATGGCGCCGTCTATCACTCGCCTGTGCCGCAGTGTGGCTCTCTCGACGTGGCTCGTCTCCTCCCTGTGCTCGGTGCACCTGTTGTGCTTGGACTTCACCGTGGCCGAGAAGGAGGAGTGGTACACGGCCTTCGTCAACATCACCTACCTGGACCCGCTCACCGCCAGGCCGCGCAGCGACAAGAGCGAGTGCGGCCGCTATGGCGAGCACTCGCCCAAGAGGGAAGCCCGGGGACTGGTGTTTGCTCCGTCGCTGCCGCAGGACCGACAAATGTGCGAGCCGGCGGCCCGCTTCCCGCCGGCGTCGCGCTCCGCCGCCGCCTGGGTGGCGCTGGTGGCCGCGGGGAACTGCACTTACCGCGAGAAGATCCGGAACGCGGCCGGCCACAACGCCTCGGCAGTGGTCGTGTACAATGTGGGCTCCAGTGGTACCAATGACACCATCACCATGCCCCACTCTG GTACAGGCGACATAGTGGCCATCATGATCCCGGAGCACAAAGGTCGGGAGATCATGGCGCTGCTGGAGCAGCAGGTGGCCGTCACCTTGCACATCACTGTGGGCACGCGCAACCTGCAGAAGTATGTGAGCAGAACGTCGGTAGTCTTTGTCTCCATCTCCTTCATCATTCTCATGATAATCTCCCTCGCCTGGCTTGTCTTCTACTATATCCAGAGATTCCGCTATGCTAATGCACGAGACCGCAACCAG AGACGCTTGGGGGACGCTGCCAAAAAAGCTATCAGCAAGCTTCCAGTACGGACCATTAAGAAAGGTGACAAG gAGACCGAGCGCGACTTTGACAGCTGTGCCGTGTGCATCGAGGCCTACAAGCCAAACGATGTCGTCAGGGTGTTACCTTGCAg gcATGTGTTCCATAAGCACTGCGTGGACCCCTGGCTGCATGTTCACCAGACGTGTCCCATGTGCAAAATGAATATACTCAAGGCCTTGGGGATCTCG CTGAATGCGGACTGCTCCGACGAGTCGCCGCCGGACTACGAGATGTCGCCGGAGGGCCCGTCCGCCAACCCGGTCATCAGCGGGGCCAGCGAAATCACCGTCAACGAGAGCTCCGTGGAGCTGGAGCTGGTCGACAGGGCGCCCGATCCGGCCCGGCTCGGTCACAACAGGCAGGTGGCGCCGCAGGCGGAGGAGAACTACATCATTTCCAGCA GTGAGCACCAGCTGGCGCTCAGCAGCGATTCCGACTCTTCCCTCAACACGGTTAGCGGGCTGCAAGTGGACAACGTCCGATTCGGACCCGGCGCGGGACAGATTAAAGGTGGGAGTATTGTGGAAAAGGAGGACAAGCAGGACAGGAGTGGAAGCACATGA
- the rnf150a gene encoding RING finger protein 150a isoform X3, translating to MCSRVLASGSAPVEWSPPGPVLVCLLLIAVFPGCTMAPSITRLCRSVALSTWLVSSLCSVHLLCLDFTVAEKEEWYTAFVNITYLDPLTARPRSDKSECGRYGEHSPKREARGLVFAPSLPQDRQMCEPAARFPPASRSAAAWVALVAAGNCTYREKIRNAAGHNASAVVVYNVGSSGTNDTITMPHSGTGDIVAIMIPEHKGREIMALLEQQVAVTLHITVGTRNLQKYRFRYANARDRNQRRLGDAAKKAISKLPVRTIKKGDKETERDFDSCAVCIEAYKPNDVVRVLPCRHVFHKHCVDPWLHVHQTCPMCKMNILKALGISLNADCSDESPPDYEMSPEGPSANPVISGASEITVNESSVELELVDRAPDPARLGHNRQVAPQAEENYIISSSEHQLALSSDSDSSLNTVSGLQVDNVRFGPGAGQIKGGSIVEKEDKQDRSGST from the exons ATGTGTAGTAGAGTTCTCGCAAGTGGATCAGCACCAGTCGAGTGGTCGCCACCCGGACCCGTGCTCGTTTGTTTGTTattaattgctgtatttccggGTTGCACCATGGCGCCGTCTATCACTCGCCTGTGCCGCAGTGTGGCTCTCTCGACGTGGCTCGTCTCCTCCCTGTGCTCGGTGCACCTGTTGTGCTTGGACTTCACCGTGGCCGAGAAGGAGGAGTGGTACACGGCCTTCGTCAACATCACCTACCTGGACCCGCTCACCGCCAGGCCGCGCAGCGACAAGAGCGAGTGCGGCCGCTATGGCGAGCACTCGCCCAAGAGGGAAGCCCGGGGACTGGTGTTTGCTCCGTCGCTGCCGCAGGACCGACAAATGTGCGAGCCGGCGGCCCGCTTCCCGCCGGCGTCGCGCTCCGCCGCCGCCTGGGTGGCGCTGGTGGCCGCGGGGAACTGCACTTACCGCGAGAAGATCCGGAACGCGGCCGGCCACAACGCCTCGGCAGTGGTCGTGTACAATGTGGGCTCCAGTGGTACCAATGACACCATCACCATGCCCCACTCTG GTACAGGCGACATAGTGGCCATCATGATCCCGGAGCACAAAGGTCGGGAGATCATGGCGCTGCTGGAGCAGCAGGTGGCCGTCACCTTGCACATCACTGTGGGCACGCGCAACCTGCAGAAGTAT AGATTCCGCTATGCTAATGCACGAGACCGCAACCAG AGACGCTTGGGGGACGCTGCCAAAAAAGCTATCAGCAAGCTTCCAGTACGGACCATTAAGAAAGGTGACAAG gAGACCGAGCGCGACTTTGACAGCTGTGCCGTGTGCATCGAGGCCTACAAGCCAAACGATGTCGTCAGGGTGTTACCTTGCAg gcATGTGTTCCATAAGCACTGCGTGGACCCCTGGCTGCATGTTCACCAGACGTGTCCCATGTGCAAAATGAATATACTCAAGGCCTTGGGGATCTCG CTGAATGCGGACTGCTCCGACGAGTCGCCGCCGGACTACGAGATGTCGCCGGAGGGCCCGTCCGCCAACCCGGTCATCAGCGGGGCCAGCGAAATCACCGTCAACGAGAGCTCCGTGGAGCTGGAGCTGGTCGACAGGGCGCCCGATCCGGCCCGGCTCGGTCACAACAGGCAGGTGGCGCCGCAGGCGGAGGAGAACTACATCATTTCCAGCA GTGAGCACCAGCTGGCGCTCAGCAGCGATTCCGACTCTTCCCTCAACACGGTTAGCGGGCTGCAAGTGGACAACGTCCGATTCGGACCCGGCGCGGGACAGATTAAAGGTGGGAGTATTGTGGAAAAGGAGGACAAGCAGGACAGGAGTGGAAGCACATGA
- the LOC144021109 gene encoding methionine--tRNA ligase, cytoplasmic-like produces MGRSGELSDFQRGTVVGCHMCKKSLRQIATLLNLPRSTVNNVIVQWKREGRTCPLPRCGRPHKLKEEHRQVLERMAQEQTFPSLQALTAEFRRASGANVSAATVSRELREMGLSRRSSTEGKARERKKAQKAAEVSVEDKAKMDGQNQMDVSRLDLRAGCIIRTMQLPGTDGLYLQHVDVGEAHPRTVVSECVPVNQLQNCMAVLLCNLKPTQVRGVASQAAVVCVRSPGSVEILAPPIGAVPGDRVTIHGFSGNPDKELDSAEVCEHVRADLRTDGQCVATYKGVPLEVVGKGVCRAPTLSDCEVILTNGGAA; encoded by the exons ATGGGTCGCAGCGGGGAGCTGAGCGACTTCCAGCGGGGCACCGTAGTCGGATGCCACATGTGCAAAAAGTCCCTGCGGCAGATCGCCACTCTGCTCAACCTGCCGCGCTCCACCGTCAACAATGTTATCGTGCAATGGAAGCGAGAGGGCAGGACGTGCCCGCTTCCCCGCTGCGGCCGGCCGCACAAGCTCAAGGAGGAGCACCGGCAGGTCCTGGAGCGGATGGCTCAGGAGCAGACATTCCCGTCCCTGCAGGCTCTCACCGCGGAGTTCCGGCGGGCTTCCGGGGCCAACGTCAGCGCGGCCACCGTCAGCAGGGAGCTGCGGGAGATGGGCCTCAGTCGGCGGTCGTCCACCGAGGGCAAGGCCAGAG AAAGGAAAAAAGCACAGAAGGCGGCAGAAGTCTCCGTTGAGGACAAAGCCAAGATGGATGGCCAAAACCAAATGGACGTGTCCCGCCTGGACCTGCGGGCGGGCTGCATCATCAGGACCATGCAGCTCCCCGGAACGGACGGCTTGTACTTGCAGCACGTGGATGTCGGCGAGGCTCACCCGAGGACGGTGGTCAGCGAGTGCGTGCCCGTCAACCAG TTACAGAACTGCATGGCTGTTCTACTGTGCAACCTGAAGCCCACACAGGTGCGAGGCGTGGCGTCCCAGGCTGCGGTCGTGTGCGTAAGGTCGCCGGGCAGCGTGGAGATCCTCGCTCCTCCCATTGGGGCGGTACCTGGTGATAGAGTCACCATCCATGGATTTTCAG GCAACCCAGACAAGGAGCTGGACTCCGCCGAGGTCTGCGAGCACGTTCGCGCAGACCTCCGCACAGACGGTCAGTGCGTGGCCACCTACAAGGGCGTCCCGCTGGAGGTCGTGGGCAAGGGGGTGTGTCGAGCGCCCACCTTGAGCGACTGCGAGGTCATCCTGACTAACGGAGGAGCGGCGTGA